From the genome of Acidobacteriota bacterium, one region includes:
- the nuoD gene encoding NADH dehydrogenase (quinone) subunit D, protein MADVRTETMTVNMGPQHPSTHGVLRLVLELDGETVVSVSPTVGYLHTGIEKTCEQKKWQQVIPLVERMDYLGAQSNSLAFCLTVEKMLGLDEQMPARVSAIRVLIAELQRLSSHLVWFGTHAMEIGAITGLLHALREREIIMNLNEMLGGFRFFPSYIRVGGLKEDIPRGYKEAVRAFLDRMPGKIDEYETLITKNPIWMDRTRGVGVISYDDCCKWGLFGPIARAAGGDYDVRRAFPYCDYDTYEFDVIGASNGDVYDRYLTRMAEMRESVKICNQALERIDPVGAWACDDRRVVPPPKDQVYTEMEALIQHFLIYSQGFKVPAGDAYVPVEGPRGEHGCYVVSDGTNRPWRVHMRAPALFACQALHKFVVGGMIADVIAVIGSLDVVMGDVDR, encoded by the coding sequence ATGGCTGACGTACGCACCGAGACGATGACGGTCAACATGGGGCCACAGCACCCCAGCACGCACGGCGTGCTGCGGCTGGTGCTGGAGCTCGATGGCGAGACCGTGGTGTCGGTGTCGCCGACCGTCGGCTACCTGCACACCGGCATCGAGAAGACCTGCGAGCAGAAGAAGTGGCAGCAGGTGATCCCGCTGGTCGAGCGCATGGATTACCTCGGCGCCCAGTCCAACAGCCTGGCGTTCTGCCTGACGGTTGAGAAGATGCTCGGCCTCGACGAGCAGATGCCGGCGCGGGTCAGCGCGATCCGCGTGCTGATCGCGGAGTTGCAGCGCCTCAGCAGCCACCTGGTGTGGTTCGGCACGCACGCCATGGAGATTGGCGCGATCACCGGCCTGCTCCACGCGCTACGCGAGCGCGAAATCATCATGAACCTGAACGAGATGCTCGGCGGCTTCAGGTTCTTCCCGAGCTATATCCGGGTCGGCGGCCTGAAAGAAGACATCCCGCGCGGGTACAAGGAAGCGGTCAGGGCGTTCCTCGACCGAATGCCGGGCAAGATCGATGAATACGAAACGCTGATTACCAAGAACCCGATCTGGATGGACCGCACCCGCGGCGTCGGCGTGATCAGCTACGACGACTGCTGCAAGTGGGGGCTGTTCGGCCCGATCGCCCGCGCCGCCGGCGGCGACTACGACGTCCGCCGCGCCTTCCCGTACTGCGATTACGACACCTACGAGTTCGACGTGATCGGCGCCTCGAACGGCGACGTCTACGATCGCTACCTCACGCGCATGGCCGAGATGCGCGAAAGCGTCAAGATCTGCAACCAGGCGCTCGAGCGCATTGACCCGGTCGGGGCGTGGGCGTGCGATGACCGGCGGGTCGTGCCGCCGCCCAAGGACCAGGTCTACACGGAAATGGAAGCGCTGATTCAGCACTTCCTGATTTACTCGCAGGGCTTCAAGGTGCCGGCCGGCGACGCCTACGTCCCGGTCGAAGGGCCGCGCGGCGAGCATGGCTGTTACGTGGTCTCGGACGGCACCAATCGTCCGTGGCGCGTGCACATGCGCGCGCCCGCACTGTTTGCCTGCCAGGCCCTGCACAAGTTCGTCGTCGGAGGCATGATCGCGGACGTGATCGCCGTGATTGGATCGCTCGACGTCGTGATGGGAGACGTGGACCGATGA
- the nuoH gene encoding NADH-quinone oxidoreductase subunit NuoH: protein MADIITWVTSPMFIAYATLVGVVFMALQISAAVMVYAERKVAAFMQQRLGPTRVGPHGLLQPIADIVKLFFKEELRPKAADALLFTMAPIISVTTAFLAFGPVPFGAATTFYGLLPEPMALVIADLDVAVLVIFAVASMGVYGIVLAGWASNSKYSLLGGLRSSAQMISYELAYGISLATVVMFAGSLSLTEIVDLQQGYWFGFIPKWYIFIQPVAFFVFACAGIAETNRAPFDFPEAEQELVAGYHTEYSSMRFAMFFMAEYINMVTVSAVAVNLFMGGWHGPFIPPEYGWIWFLIKLAFLLFCYLWLRWTLPRFRYDQLMAFGWKVLLPLATVNMLLTAAGVLYFEL from the coding sequence GTGGCCGACATCATCACCTGGGTCACGTCGCCGATGTTTATTGCCTACGCCACGCTGGTCGGCGTGGTGTTCATGGCGCTGCAGATTTCGGCGGCCGTGATGGTCTACGCCGAGCGCAAGGTCGCGGCGTTCATGCAGCAGCGTCTCGGTCCGACGCGGGTCGGTCCCCACGGCCTGCTCCAGCCGATTGCCGACATCGTCAAGTTGTTCTTCAAGGAAGAACTGCGGCCCAAGGCGGCGGATGCGCTGCTGTTCACCATGGCGCCGATTATCTCGGTGACCACCGCGTTCCTGGCGTTCGGCCCGGTGCCCTTTGGCGCAGCGACCACGTTCTACGGCCTGCTGCCCGAGCCGATGGCGCTGGTGATCGCCGACCTCGACGTCGCGGTGCTGGTCATTTTCGCGGTCGCCTCGATGGGCGTTTACGGCATCGTGCTGGCCGGCTGGGCCAGCAACTCGAAGTACTCGCTGCTCGGCGGCCTGCGCAGCTCGGCGCAGATGATCAGCTACGAGCTGGCTTACGGCATTTCGCTGGCCACGGTGGTCATGTTCGCCGGGTCGCTGTCGCTGACCGAGATCGTCGACCTGCAGCAGGGCTACTGGTTCGGCTTCATCCCGAAGTGGTACATCTTCATCCAGCCGGTCGCGTTCTTCGTGTTCGCCTGCGCCGGCATCGCCGAAACCAACCGCGCGCCGTTCGACTTTCCGGAAGCCGAACAGGAGCTGGTGGCCGGCTACCACACCGAATACAGCTCGATGCGCTTCGCCATGTTCTTCATGGCCGAGTACATCAACATGGTCACCGTCTCGGCGGTCGCGGTGAACCTGTTCATGGGCGGCTGGCACGGTCCGTTCATCCCGCCCGAGTACGGCTGGATCTGGTTCCTGATCAAGCTGGCGTTCCTCTTGTTCTGCTACCTGTGGCTGCGGTGGACGCTCCCGCGCTTCCGGTACGACCAACTGATGGCGTTTGGATGGAAGGTGCTGCTGCCGTTGGCGACGGTCAACATGCTTCTCACAGCCGCGGGGGTGCTCTACTTTGAGCTCTGA
- a CDS encoding NADH-quinone oxidoreductase subunit C — translation MTADELIAAITPAVPGATFQALASADAAVTPTIGVPREFIVPTCRALQAPGLEFIAFSDVTAVDFHPHRLPRFDLVYHLVSPHRRARVRLKVQINAQEAIETLSVLYPGAGWPERELYDLFGLVFDGHADLRRLMMPDEWEGHPLRKDYPVQLRKDAQTYMPLQITEEEFKANMERDRYQRTAAKPK, via the coding sequence ATGACCGCTGACGAACTGATCGCCGCGATCACGCCGGCGGTGCCCGGCGCGACGTTCCAGGCGTTGGCCTCGGCGGACGCCGCCGTGACGCCGACGATCGGCGTGCCGCGCGAGTTCATCGTCCCGACGTGCCGCGCCTTGCAGGCCCCGGGCCTCGAGTTCATCGCGTTCTCGGACGTCACCGCGGTGGACTTTCATCCCCACCGCCTGCCGCGCTTCGATCTGGTCTATCACCTGGTGTCGCCGCACCGCCGCGCGCGCGTGCGACTGAAAGTGCAAATCAACGCCCAGGAAGCGATCGAGACGCTGTCAGTGCTCTACCCGGGCGCCGGCTGGCCCGAGCGCGAGCTCTACGACCTGTTTGGCCTCGTGTTCGACGGCCACGCCGATCTGCGCCGGTTGATGATGCCCGACGAGTGGGAAGGCCATCCGCTGCGCAAGGACTACCCGGTGCAGTTGCGGAAGGACGCGCAGACCTACATGCCGTTGCAGATCACCGAAGAAGAGTTCAAGGCGAACATGGAGCGCGATCGCTACCAGCGGACGGCTGCCAAACCGAAATGA
- a CDS encoding protein kinase, translated as MRVSSERLIVGAVLALSAASLVVQAFILRPHLWPAGAGLAVSGENVMGVLAEPRPVAVIRPPDVRAAAGQPVTVMRVWPGGAADRAGIRVGDHLRTLPPDPADRLRIWRELQQQRPGAPLALSITSAATGTTREVVVEQPAIWSMAGATWGTWLRLHAGPLAQMTAFLAGAATLLALGARGSTAMLMTLALIVTAAANGGPLLGSAQAIPMLGTILLIFNWIITALSFPIIGLAVLFFPHRAEILDRHRWIVPAVVAAALPMLVIGSISAAFLLGVDAALPALTWIAARAWTFDACFALGLGANVLIVIEGIGRYRANLDANERRRIQIVVFTGVPAVFAYALKTGVPLLSGLLGRPMELPWLLEAVLQAIVLLPAFGLPYAVAVRHVFSPRTVLRRSLQYAFARRTLAVLVVLPVIALVASLVQQRDMSLSMIVSGRPLFYLVCLAMLGLGLRYRVAAQRWLDQHFFRSEYDAREILVSLAARVPYEENPRELVAMVVGQIDTALHPEGVAVFARAAQTSPGAVPGEGGAFEPVTALHVSTTPLPADSGIITLLRWSDKPLEIFLDDEQSPVARVPPADRRWLAEANAALLVPIFAGVSRAESRDGSEPRPFVGLIALGPKRSEEPYTPEDRELLRGIAVQMGVALDLSRLRQQANATQAPGGTQAFTPTLRVESGRSTPAIGVGALVDNKYRVDAMVGQGGMGAVFRAWDVRLERSVAIKVVRGDLLADPDSRERFRRESQIVARLQHPSVVTVFDYGTLGDGAAFLVMEFVPGEDLRQLLKRERRLTPARAAELLAGIAGGVDSAHKAGIFHRDLKPENILLPESGTGPKVVDFGVAKLNTGAVGGGTLTGAGTIVGTPAYMAPEQLRGESVDARADVFSLGVMTFEMLTGRLPYGGASLFDIGMKQAAGPAAIDMSDVPDFMAAAIRRAIAFDRSERPQSPLAFAEELKTPG; from the coding sequence ATGCGGGTCTCCTCGGAACGGCTGATTGTCGGAGCGGTGCTCGCCTTGTCGGCCGCCAGCCTGGTCGTCCAGGCCTTCATCCTGCGGCCCCACCTGTGGCCCGCCGGCGCCGGACTCGCCGTTTCCGGCGAGAACGTCATGGGCGTGCTCGCGGAGCCGCGGCCGGTTGCGGTCATTCGCCCTCCCGACGTGCGCGCCGCCGCCGGCCAGCCCGTAACCGTCATGCGCGTGTGGCCCGGGGGCGCCGCCGACCGCGCCGGCATTCGCGTGGGCGACCACCTCAGGACGCTGCCACCCGACCCGGCCGACCGCCTGCGCATTTGGCGCGAGCTGCAGCAACAGCGCCCCGGCGCGCCGCTCGCACTCAGTATTACCAGCGCGGCCACGGGCACGACGCGCGAAGTCGTCGTCGAGCAACCCGCCATCTGGTCGATGGCCGGCGCGACGTGGGGCACCTGGCTGCGCCTGCACGCCGGACCGTTGGCGCAAATGACGGCGTTTCTCGCCGGCGCGGCGACGCTGCTGGCGCTCGGCGCGCGCGGCTCCACGGCGATGCTGATGACGCTGGCCTTGATCGTGACCGCGGCCGCCAACGGCGGGCCGCTGCTCGGCAGCGCGCAGGCCATCCCGATGCTCGGCACCATCCTGCTGATCTTCAACTGGATCATCACGGCGCTGTCGTTCCCCATCATCGGACTGGCCGTGCTGTTCTTTCCGCACCGCGCCGAGATCCTCGATCGCCATCGCTGGATCGTCCCCGCGGTCGTCGCGGCCGCGCTCCCGATGCTCGTCATCGGCAGCATCAGCGCGGCGTTCCTGCTGGGCGTGGATGCGGCGCTGCCGGCGCTCACCTGGATTGCCGCGCGGGCCTGGACCTTCGACGCCTGCTTCGCGCTGGGCCTGGGCGCCAACGTGTTGATCGTGATCGAAGGCATTGGCCGCTACCGCGCCAACCTCGACGCCAACGAGCGGCGCCGCATCCAGATCGTCGTGTTTACCGGCGTGCCCGCAGTCTTCGCCTACGCGCTCAAGACCGGCGTCCCGCTGTTGTCGGGCCTGCTCGGCCGGCCGATGGAACTGCCGTGGCTGCTCGAGGCCGTGCTGCAGGCGATCGTCCTGCTGCCCGCTTTCGGCCTGCCCTATGCCGTGGCGGTGCGGCACGTCTTCAGCCCGCGCACGGTGCTGCGACGCAGCCTTCAGTATGCGTTCGCGCGGCGCACGCTGGCGGTGCTGGTCGTCCTGCCGGTGATTGCGCTCGTGGCCTCGCTCGTGCAGCAGCGTGACATGTCGCTGTCGATGATCGTCAGCGGCCGCCCGCTGTTCTACCTGGTCTGCCTCGCCATGCTCGGCCTCGGCCTGCGCTACCGGGTCGCGGCGCAGCGGTGGCTCGACCAGCATTTCTTCCGCTCCGAGTACGACGCGCGGGAGATCCTGGTCTCGCTGGCCGCGCGCGTGCCCTACGAAGAGAATCCGCGCGAGCTGGTGGCGATGGTGGTTGGGCAAATCGATACCGCGCTCCATCCCGAGGGCGTGGCGGTGTTTGCGCGCGCGGCACAGACCTCGCCGGGCGCAGTGCCTGGCGAGGGCGGCGCCTTCGAGCCAGTCACGGCATTGCATGTCAGCACCACTCCCCTGCCAGCCGACAGCGGCATCATCACGCTCTTGCGATGGTCGGACAAGCCGCTGGAGATTTTCCTGGACGATGAGCAGTCGCCGGTGGCGCGGGTGCCGCCGGCCGACCGCCGGTGGCTGGCCGAAGCGAATGCCGCGCTCCTGGTGCCGATCTTCGCAGGCGTGTCCCGAGCGGAGTCGAGGGATGGCAGCGAACCGCGGCCGTTCGTCGGCCTGATCGCGCTCGGCCCCAAACGATCCGAGGAGCCATACACACCGGAGGATCGCGAGCTGTTGCGCGGCATTGCCGTGCAGATGGGGGTGGCGCTCGACTTGTCGCGGTTACGGCAACAGGCCAACGCCACGCAGGCACCCGGCGGCACGCAGGCGTTCACGCCCACCCTGCGCGTGGAGAGCGGTCGCAGCACGCCGGCCATTGGTGTCGGCGCCCTGGTCGACAACAAGTACCGGGTTGACGCCATGGTCGGCCAGGGCGGCATGGGGGCGGTCTTTCGGGCGTGGGACGTTCGGCTCGAGCGCTCGGTCGCCATCAAGGTGGTGCGTGGGGACCTGCTCGCCGATCCCGATTCGCGCGAGCGCTTCCGGCGCGAGTCGCAGATCGTGGCGCGCCTGCAGCACCCCTCGGTGGTGACGGTGTTCGACTACGGCACGCTCGGCGACGGCGCCGCGTTCCTGGTGATGGAGTTCGTGCCGGGCGAGGACCTGCGGCAACTACTGAAGCGCGAACGGCGGTTGACGCCGGCACGCGCGGCCGAACTGCTGGCGGGCATTGCCGGCGGCGTCGACTCGGCGCACAAGGCGGGCATCTTTCACCGCGATCTCAAGCCCGAGAACATCCTGTTGCCCGAAAGCGGCACGGGCCCCAAGGTGGTCGACTTCGGCGTGGCCAAGCTCAACACCGGGGCGGTCGGGGGCGGCACCCTCACCGGGGCCGGCACCATCGTCGGCACGCCGGCCTACATGGCGCCGGAACAGTTGCGGGGCGAAAGCGTGGACGCCCGCGCTGACGTGTTCAGCCTGGGCGTGATGACGTTTGAGATGCTGACGGGCAGGCTGCCCTACGGGGGCGCCTCACTTTTCGATATTGGAATGAAGCAGGCGGCCGGACCGGCCGCGATCGACATGAGCGACGTGCCCGACTTCATGGCGGCGGCCATTCGCCGCGCCATCGCGTTCGACCGGAGCGAGCGTCCCCAGTCGCCGCTCGCGTTTGCGGAGGAGCTGAAGACGCCGGGTTGA
- the nuoF gene encoding NADH-quinone oxidoreductase subunit NuoF, whose amino-acid sequence MSFHPTMPYGTEGWHRSMRATLPEGPEFAFSAEARAQFEEFAAHYAPEHRKSAVLHALYLAQAQQGYISNNVARHVAEVIGCTTAEVEDVVSYYVMFHRNPVGKYVLQVCTTLSCALAGAERVVEELERKLGITAGQTDPTGMFTIQPMECLGACDRAPVVMVNNDHWHEHLAPEAAGAFVDRIKADGLKALGGCHLAIEGRPESEWQGKTTTPVKPKSVPDYEPVLTKYAYTPGGAELDHYVQNQAGYEGLKKALTMTPDAVIEDVKKSGLRGRGGAGFPTGLKWQFVDKKSPKPKFIVCNADESEPGTFKDHLLMERNPHLLVEGCLIGCFAIGSKAAYIYIRGEFQHLFPTMQKAIDDARKAGFVGKNILGSGFDCEVYLHRGAGAYEAGEETALLESLEGKRAQPRFKPPFPAVEGAWGCPTAVNNVETLCNVPLVMTRGADWFVALGPEKNGGPKLFCVSGAVKRPGVFEAPMKVTLKELIYDYAGGPLDGRTLKAVIPGGSSVPILLPEQLDIPASFDAVQQAGSLLGSAAIMALDDTTDMVWLADNLLHFYRHESCGKCTPCREGTDWLYRILHRMINGQATEKDIALLGSVANQINGKTLCAFGDAAATPVLTTLKLFKPEFEAYVTGTQPKPAAYRSQTAKLAGTH is encoded by the coding sequence ATGAGCTTTCATCCCACGATGCCGTACGGCACGGAGGGTTGGCATCGCTCGATGCGGGCCACGCTGCCGGAGGGCCCGGAGTTCGCGTTCAGCGCCGAGGCGCGCGCGCAGTTCGAGGAGTTTGCCGCGCACTACGCGCCCGAGCACCGCAAGTCGGCGGTGCTGCATGCGCTCTATCTCGCGCAGGCGCAGCAGGGCTACATCAGCAACAACGTGGCGCGCCACGTGGCCGAGGTGATTGGCTGCACGACCGCCGAGGTCGAGGACGTCGTCTCGTACTACGTGATGTTCCACCGCAACCCGGTGGGCAAGTACGTGCTGCAGGTCTGCACGACCCTGTCGTGCGCGCTGGCCGGCGCCGAACGGGTCGTCGAAGAACTCGAGCGCAAGCTGGGCATCACGGCCGGCCAGACCGACCCGACCGGCATGTTCACCATCCAGCCGATGGAATGCCTCGGCGCGTGCGACCGCGCGCCGGTGGTGATGGTGAACAACGATCACTGGCACGAGCACCTGGCGCCCGAGGCGGCCGGCGCGTTCGTTGACCGGATCAAGGCCGATGGCCTCAAGGCGCTTGGCGGTTGCCACCTCGCCATCGAGGGCCGTCCCGAAAGCGAGTGGCAGGGCAAGACCACCACGCCGGTGAAGCCCAAGTCGGTGCCCGACTACGAACCCGTACTCACGAAGTACGCGTACACGCCGGGCGGCGCGGAACTGGATCACTACGTCCAGAACCAGGCCGGCTACGAAGGGCTGAAGAAGGCCCTGACGATGACCCCCGACGCGGTGATCGAAGACGTCAAGAAGTCGGGCTTGCGCGGCCGCGGCGGCGCCGGTTTCCCGACCGGGCTCAAGTGGCAGTTCGTCGACAAGAAGTCGCCCAAGCCCAAGTTCATTGTCTGCAACGCCGACGAGAGCGAGCCGGGCACCTTCAAGGATCACCTGTTGATGGAGCGCAATCCCCACCTCCTGGTGGAGGGCTGCCTGATTGGCTGCTTCGCAATCGGCTCGAAAGCCGCCTACATCTACATTCGCGGCGAGTTCCAGCACCTCTTCCCGACCATGCAGAAGGCCATCGACGATGCCCGCAAGGCCGGGTTCGTCGGCAAGAACATTCTCGGTTCGGGTTTCGACTGCGAGGTCTACCTGCACCGCGGCGCCGGCGCCTACGAAGCCGGCGAAGAAACCGCGCTGCTCGAGTCGCTCGAAGGCAAGCGCGCCCAGCCGCGCTTCAAGCCGCCCTTTCCCGCGGTCGAAGGCGCCTGGGGCTGCCCGACGGCGGTCAACAACGTCGAGACCCTCTGCAATGTCCCGCTCGTGATGACGCGCGGCGCCGACTGGTTCGTGGCGCTCGGGCCCGAGAAGAACGGCGGCCCGAAGCTGTTCTGCGTGAGCGGCGCGGTGAAGCGTCCTGGCGTATTCGAGGCGCCGATGAAGGTCACCCTCAAGGAACTGATTTACGACTACGCCGGCGGCCCGCTCGACGGCCGCACGCTGAAGGCCGTCATTCCCGGCGGCTCCTCGGTGCCGATCCTGTTGCCGGAGCAACTCGACATCCCGGCCAGCTTCGACGCCGTCCAGCAGGCCGGCTCGTTGCTGGGTTCGGCGGCGATCATGGCGCTCGACGACACCACCGACATGGTCTGGCTCGCCGACAACCTGCTGCACTTCTACCGTCACGAATCGTGCGGCAAGTGCACGCCCTGCCGCGAAGGCACCGACTGGCTGTATCGCATCCTGCATCGCATGATCAACGGCCAGGCCACCGAGAAGGACATCGCCCTGCTCGGCAGTGTCGCCAACCAGATCAACGGCAAGACGCTGTGCGCCTTCGGCGACGCGGCGGCGACGCCGGTGCTGACCACCCTCAAGCTGTTCAAGCCGGAGTTCGAAGCCTACGTGACCGGCACCCAACCCAAGCCCGCAGCGTATCGTTCACAGACGGCCAAGCTGGCAGGGACCCACTAA
- the nuoK gene encoding NADH-quinone oxidoreductase subunit NuoK, producing MSIGHYLVLSGLLFSIGAAGVFLRRNLITLLLSVEIMLNAVNLAFVAFGRQLGTVDGQIITFFVMTVAAAEAAVGLALVIGLFRHRESLNPEAFTSLKW from the coding sequence ATGTCGATTGGCCACTATCTCGTGCTCTCGGGCCTGTTGTTCTCGATCGGTGCGGCCGGCGTGTTCCTGCGCCGCAACCTGATCACGCTGCTGCTGTCGGTGGAAATCATGCTGAACGCGGTCAACCTGGCGTTTGTCGCGTTCGGCCGCCAGCTCGGCACCGTCGACGGCCAGATCATCACGTTCTTCGTGATGACCGTCGCCGCCGCCGAAGCCGCCGTCGGCCTCGCGCTGGTGATTGGCCTGTTCCGCCACCGCGAGTCGCTCAACCCCGAAGCCTTCACGTCCTTGAAGTGGTGA
- a CDS encoding NADH-quinone oxidoreductase subunit J → MSSDALLFYAFAGAAVLGSLLVVTQRNPVYSVLALIASFFGLSGLYVLLEAPFVAVVQIIIYAGAIMVLFLFVVMLLNVPREDAAEWDRAHPLYRPMAVRIGGVLAVLLALELAWALSRTAGLGAGVADSNPAVSSVAELGRVLFTDYMFAFEVTSILIIVAMVGAVILAKKEK, encoded by the coding sequence TTGAGCTCTGACGCGTTGCTCTTCTACGCCTTCGCCGGCGCCGCGGTGCTCGGGTCGTTGCTGGTCGTCACCCAGCGAAACCCGGTCTACAGCGTGCTGGCCCTGATTGCCTCGTTCTTCGGGCTGTCGGGCCTCTACGTGCTGCTCGAGGCGCCGTTCGTGGCGGTGGTGCAGATCATCATCTACGCCGGCGCCATCATGGTGCTGTTCCTGTTCGTGGTGATGCTGCTGAACGTGCCGCGCGAGGACGCGGCGGAATGGGATCGCGCGCACCCGCTGTACCGCCCGATGGCGGTCCGCATCGGCGGCGTGCTCGCGGTGCTGCTGGCGCTCGAACTGGCCTGGGCGCTGTCGCGCACCGCCGGCCTCGGCGCCGGCGTGGCCGACAGCAACCCGGCGGTGTCGTCGGTCGCCGAGCTCGGCCGCGTGTTGTTCACCGACTATATGTTCGCGTTTGAAGTGACCTCGATCCTGATCATCGTGGCGATGGTCGGCGCGGTCATCCTCGCGAAGAAGGAGAAGTGA
- a CDS encoding D-sedoheptulose 7-phosphate isomerase, whose translation MTDEARSGRAAATLREAARAHERAAQDVRGLTQAAEAMVAALRQGRKILVFGNGGSAADAQHFVAELVGRYLVERRAWPALALSTDTSILTALGNDYGFDRVFARQIEAHGQAGDIALGITTSGNSPNVVRALEEANRRGLVTIALTGRGGEAGPMAAIHLAVDDDRTPRIQEVHITMLHILCEWVEEELNG comes from the coding sequence ATGACGGACGAGGCGCGCAGTGGCCGGGCGGCGGCAACGCTGCGCGAGGCGGCGCGGGCTCATGAACGGGCGGCGCAAGACGTTCGCGGATTGACGCAGGCCGCCGAGGCGATGGTGGCGGCGCTGCGGCAGGGACGGAAGATTCTGGTGTTCGGCAACGGCGGCAGTGCCGCCGACGCCCAGCACTTCGTGGCGGAACTGGTCGGGCGGTATTTGGTCGAGCGTCGAGCGTGGCCGGCACTTGCGCTCTCGACCGACACCAGTATCCTGACCGCGCTCGGCAACGACTACGGGTTTGATCGCGTATTCGCGCGGCAGATCGAGGCGCACGGCCAGGCCGGCGACATCGCGCTGGGCATTACCACCAGCGGGAACTCGCCGAACGTGGTGCGGGCGCTCGAGGAAGCGAATCGGCGGGGGCTCGTGACCATTGCCCTGACCGGGCGAGGCGGCGAGGCCGGACCGATGGCGGCGATTCATCTCGCGGTCGACGACGATCGGACGCCGAGAATTCAGGAAGTGCACATCACCATGTTGCACATCCTTTGCGAGTGGGTTGAGGAAGAGCTGAATGGCTGA
- a CDS encoding NADH-quinone oxidoreductase subunit A, translated as MDGWGGILLLAAIGVGFGIVSVVLSYFLGPRNPTPEKLAAYECGMPPVGDARERQSVKFYLIAMIFLLFDIEVAFLYPWAMAMRDLGWTGLIQIVVFFLILMVGYIYIWRKGVLDWGPEFDPDYKHAPKPGPAVVKRYRYGTRN; from the coding sequence ATGGACGGCTGGGGCGGAATCCTACTACTAGCGGCGATCGGGGTCGGCTTCGGCATTGTCTCCGTGGTGCTGTCGTACTTCCTCGGCCCGCGCAATCCCACGCCCGAAAAGCTGGCAGCGTACGAGTGCGGCATGCCGCCGGTCGGCGACGCGCGCGAGCGGCAGTCGGTGAAGTTCTACCTGATTGCGATGATCTTCCTGCTGTTCGACATCGAAGTGGCCTTTCTCTATCCGTGGGCCATGGCGATGCGCGACCTGGGCTGGACGGGCCTGATCCAGATCGTCGTTTTTTTCCTGATCCTGATGGTTGGCTACATCTATATCTGGCGCAAGGGCGTGCTCGATTGGGGCCCCGAGTTTGATCCCGACTACAAGCACGCGCCCAAACCCGGCCCGGCCGTGGTGAAGAGATACCGTTATGGGACTCGAAACTGA